The Halomonas elongata DSM 2581 DNA segment GGCGATCTCAAGGTCCTGTGCGAACGCTTCCTCGGTGCCGGCCAGGTCAGTCGTGCCTTCGACGACTATGCCCGCCGCATCGGCAAGCCACTGGAGGACAACACCCGGGCGTCCATCGACGTGATCCAGTTCACCGAACGCTTTCTGGCCTCGGTGCTCGGCGCCTCCTCGGCACGTATCGTGGTCAATTCGGCCCTGCAGGGCCGAGGCATCGGCATTTCGGACGTGATCTCCATCGTCGACGAAGCCTCCCAGGTACTGGAATTCAACCGCGCCCTGCTCCAGGCGACCATCGAGAACATCAACCAGGGCATCAGCGTGGTCGACCAGAATCTGCGCCTGGTGGTCTGGAACCAGCGCTACCTGGAGCTGTTCCGCTTTCCCGACCACCTGATCCGGGTCGGCGCGCCGATCGATCGCATCTTCCTCTACAACGCCCACAACGGCGAATACGGTCCCGGCGATCCCGAGGAACACGTCCAGTTGCTGCTCGACAACATCCGCGAGGGCCAGCCTCACCGCTATGTGCGCTACCGCCAGGACGGCAGCGTGCTGGAGGTGCAGGGCAACCCCATGCCGGGGGGCGGCTTCGTCTACACCTATCAGGACATCACCCAGCAGAAGCGCACCGAGGAAGCGCTGATCCGCTCGGAAAACAACATCCGCATCTATACCGACAACGTGCCGGCACTGATCGCCTATTTCGACAAGGATTGCCGCTACCTCTTCACCAACCGCGCCTACGAACAGGCCTTCGAGATCGATCGTAACGAGGTTATCGGCAAGCCCTTGCAGACGGTGATTCCCGAAGACATGGCGCGGGAGCGTGCCCCCTGGATCGACCGGGCCCTCGGCGGCGAGCGGGTCAGTTTCGAGGTCTCGCTGCAATTGCCCGAGGGCATCCGCTACATGCTGGTCACCTATACGCCGCACTTCGGCGACAGCGGCGCTATCCTCGGCTTCTTCGCCCTCTACCAGGACATTACCGAGCGACGCCGCGCCGAGATTGCCCTCAAGGAGACCAACGAGACCCTGGAGGAGCGCGTTCGCGAACGCACCCAGGCGCTCTCCGAGGCCAACGCCGCCCTGCGCCAGGAGAACCGGGTGCGCGCCGAGGCCGAGCAGGCCCTGCGCCAGGCCAAGCAGGTGGCCGAGGATGCCAACGCCTCCAAGACCCGCTTCCTGGCGGCGGCCAGCCATGACCTGCTGCAACCACTCAATGCCGCGCGCCTGTTCACTTCGGCCCTCACCCAGGAGATGGATGCCGACGACATGAAGCGCACCATCGGCCACATCGACAACTCGCTGCAGGCCGCCGAAGAGTTGCTCGGCACCCTGCTCGACATTTCCAAGCTCGACGCCGGCGCCCTGACGCCACGCCGCAGCCACTTCGCCCTGGCGGACATCTTCCGGCCACTGCGCGCCGAGTTCGAGGTGATGGCCGAGGACCGGGGGCTCGATCTGGTCGTCGTGCCCAGCCGTGCCTGGGTCGACAGCGACGCCCAGATGCTGCGACGCATCGTGCAGAACTTCCTCTCCAACGCCATTCGCTACACCCAGGAAGGCCGTGTGCTGCTGGGCTGCCGCCGCCAGGGCGAGCGGCTGTCCATCGAAGTCTGGGACAGCGGCCCGGGCATTCCCGAAGCCAAGCAGGCCGAAATCTTCCAGGAGTTTCGCCGCCTCGACCAGGCATCGCGCCACAAGGAAGGCGAAAAGGGGCTCGGCCTGGGCCTTTCCATTGCCGAGCGCATGAGCCGAGTGCTCGACCATCCCATTCGCGTGCGCTCCTGGGAAGGCGTCGGCACCGTCTTCTCGATCAGCGTGCCGGTCGTGGAAGCCCGCAGCCAGGAGGCCACCGAGGAGAGCAAACCGCGCCGTGTCGGCAACAAGCTGGCCGGCACGCGAATCCTGTGCATCGACAACGAATCGCTGATTCTGGAGGGCATGAAGGCGATGCTCACGGGCTGGGGCTGCGAAGTCTTCACCGCCACCTCCATCGGTGGTGCCAAGTCGGTGCTTCGCCACCTGGACACCGACCCTGACGCCATCCTGGCCGACTACCACCTCGACAACGAGGTCACCGGCCTGATGGCCATGGAAGCGCTCAGCGAACGGCTGCATGGCAACGTGCCTGGCATCGTGATCACCGCCGACCGCACCGAGGAGGTCGCCGAAACCGTCAAGCGCGCCGGTTATCACCTCTTGCTCAAGCCGGTACGCCCCGCCGCCCTGAGGGCTCTGTTAACCCGCACCCTGCAGGCCAGCCGAGCCGCCGCCCGCTAGCACTCCGCGCGGGGCGACGAGGGTCGCTCGTCCCGCGCCCCTCTCGATAGGCAGCAACAATCACGAGTACGGGAAATCGCTATTGGTCAACGTGGCGACCATGGATTAACTTATAGACCAGTTATTAACCACGGTTAATGAGTGTTTCCATGTTTTCCGCCATTTCCAACGACGCGATTCGCAACAAGGCCGACGCGACGCTGAGCGGGCGTCGTCGACGCTGGGGCTGGACGCCCTTCTTCGGCCCTGCATTGATCGCTGCCGTGGCCTATATCGACCCCGGCAACTTCGCTACCAACATCGAGGCCGGTTCACGGTATGGCTACG contains these protein-coding regions:
- a CDS encoding hybrid sensor histidine kinase/response regulator, with protein sequence MFAGWLLIVVSLLYVAVLFAIAWRGDRLARARGATRRRPIVYSLALAIYCTSWTFHGAVGQAATSGWSFASIFVGPILTLLLFWPVLAKMIRVAKHQNVTSIADFIASRYGKTQSLAAFASLVALIGTLPYIVLQLKAVSTSFSVLTSEADITRAPLFGDTAFYVALVMAAFAILFGTRHTDATEHHEGLIHAVAFESLIKLVAFLTLGAYVTWGMFDGLGDLLAFADIQLELQRQLAQQDFGQGFWAQTLLAMLAILCLPRQFHVAVVENTHRDDAAKARWLFPLYLVAFGFFVLPLAAAGLTIFADTNVSPDAYVLALPMAAGSEWLTLLTFIGGFSASTGMVIVAAVAVSIMISNEIVIPALFRLRWFDTKARDYGRLVLRARRITIGVILALAYGAYQLIGDFSSLAAIGMLSFAAAAQFAPALIGGLYWKRGNRLGVIVGMNAGFAIWAYSLLMPDLIAAGVLPEAWLYGGPLNIGWLSPTALFGLNVGDSFTHGVMLSLGVNLVSYIFVSQMTPQRVVERIQASLFVDSVETRQTSVNRPWTGATTVGDLKVLCERFLGAGQVSRAFDDYARRIGKPLEDNTRASIDVIQFTERFLASVLGASSARIVVNSALQGRGIGISDVISIVDEASQVLEFNRALLQATIENINQGISVVDQNLRLVVWNQRYLELFRFPDHLIRVGAPIDRIFLYNAHNGEYGPGDPEEHVQLLLDNIREGQPHRYVRYRQDGSVLEVQGNPMPGGGFVYTYQDITQQKRTEEALIRSENNIRIYTDNVPALIAYFDKDCRYLFTNRAYEQAFEIDRNEVIGKPLQTVIPEDMARERAPWIDRALGGERVSFEVSLQLPEGIRYMLVTYTPHFGDSGAILGFFALYQDITERRRAEIALKETNETLEERVRERTQALSEANAALRQENRVRAEAEQALRQAKQVAEDANASKTRFLAAASHDLLQPLNAARLFTSALTQEMDADDMKRTIGHIDNSLQAAEELLGTLLDISKLDAGALTPRRSHFALADIFRPLRAEFEVMAEDRGLDLVVVPSRAWVDSDAQMLRRIVQNFLSNAIRYTQEGRVLLGCRRQGERLSIEVWDSGPGIPEAKQAEIFQEFRRLDQASRHKEGEKGLGLGLSIAERMSRVLDHPIRVRSWEGVGTVFSISVPVVEARSQEATEESKPRRVGNKLAGTRILCIDNESLILEGMKAMLTGWGCEVFTATSIGGAKSVLRHLDTDPDAILADYHLDNEVTGLMAMEALSERLHGNVPGIVITADRTEEVAETVKRAGYHLLLKPVRPAALRALLTRTLQASRAAAR